gaaaaatgtaattttacgaATAAACAAGGGGAAGGTATCTCATTTTGTACGCCTGTTTAATCATTTCACCTTATCTTGGTATGTTAAAGTGAAATTTATTAAGAGAACGGTGCTTAAAGATGTAGAGTGCCATGTTCAAATGGATCCTGAAACATTACAAACACtattcagagaaaaaaagacgCTAAAAGTTTTCACCTGTTTGAATCTTGGTATtcaatttggcttttttgataAGAATTtacaacaaacataaaaatgaaagcagGTTTCAACACAGTAaagtcaaataattaaaaatataaagcatGTAATTATTTACCCCCTTGCAGTCAGTATTTATTAGATGACTGCAGTTCCGGCATTGGTCCTGTTGAGATTTTACCTCATTCTTCTTTATAAAACTGATCAAACTCTGTCCGGTTCCACAGGGATCACGAGTGAACAGAACTTTTCAAGTCCAGACACTAATTAAATTGAGGTCTGAATGGGCCTCCAGAactttcaccttgttgtctttaaaccatttctgtggagCTTTGGCTGTTTGCTTCGACTTATTctcttcatcatgatgctgccaccaccgtgcttcacatcatggtaCCAGGCTCATCTTCAAGCTTTAATGTTTACTCTGGTGAATtatctgaaaacagaaatgcatCCAGAGTTccagtgattgtttctaggacACTCATAGACGTTAAACTGCTGCActtttactgttcaaactaggatacatcccttaatattgatgctcaaatCTGGCTAGAAAAAAATGACGCTAAATAAGAATTTTGTGTTTAGGCTGTGACacttggatggatgtaaaactgatctggtgtcagtttttatcagaactcGGATGGGTTTTTCAGCCTAAAATGTCCTGAGTCTACCTGCTGGAcagatgaagttctgaggctcagaaatgatgtaGTGAAATGATGATTtgtaatataacaaaaataaatctgtaaaatagcagtttCAAAATATATTTACCAAATTTCAgttcttaatatacatattttttctttcaaataccaGAAAATATCTGAGAAACAATGATATTTGCTGATTTCAATACATTACTAAAAAATCATGtgtaaaagagaaaattacTACTTTGTAAAAGTGTACATTTTTGAtgtgatttaaaattttgatcagatttttaagtgcaacatgtaaaaaaaatacctttccagtgattttactaggtattatcagtaatttaacaaaacaggaaaataaatatgtaaaagtaTTTATTGTTCTACAGTTCTCAATAtacataactttaaaaaaaatcaatacctgtaaaatattgataatatttgtgatttaactacattaattaataattaatgtgTAAAAGATTCAATTACtactttgtaaaaataaaatttttgacTTGGACATTATTTCAAGTTTTGACCGGATTTTTTGGGGTTAAGATTAAATAggttttttcagtgttttttttttttttttttatagatatctgtaatttaacaaaatggtcaaatgactttttcatttatttatttatttttactatgttTCAGTTCTCAATATACATAACTTTTAAATACCGGCAAataaatatctggaaaatattGATAATTTTTGTTGATCTAAatagagtttgttttttttatgtgtaaaacAGAATTACTATTTCAGAAAATTCCAGATTTCtgatgttaaaatatatttttaaatatttgttttgacttgttttttggGGTGAACGCATAAGTTGAGAATTATTTCTCCTGTAAGTTTCCtagattttatctgtaatttaacaaaacagccaCTCCTATTCCCTTTAAATCTAATTCCACCGACTGTCCGTGAAGGCAGCACcggagctccagcagcagcagcagcagtagcagcagcgtGGACATGTCGGACCCGGCGGCTCAGGCCTTACAACCCCGGCTACTCCAAGCCCAGTCGGCGGGCTCCAGCACCGCCACGACGGGCTCCGGGTCGGGCAACAGCGACCCGTCCAGACCCGGACTGAGCCAGCAGCAGCGGGCGAGCCAGAAGAAAGCCCAAGTCCGGGCTTTTCCGCGGGCgaagaagctggagaaactTGGCGTCTTCTCCGCATGCAAGGTAGCTTAGCATTAGCACGGCTAGCCAAAGTTCAGCACAACAAAGCGGTTAGCGGCTagcgttagcattagcatcagaAACAAGTAACGCTGGATGTTAACTTTTACAACTGGCTTGCTAGTTCGCATCACTAATACTGCTGTTAGCCACATTATAACAGCGGATGTGCTTTAATGTGAGGTAGCTAACTGATTTATTACCAAACAGTAGCTTTAAGGggtttattttgctcattttcaggcCAGTGACACCTGCAAGTGTAACGGATGGAAGAACCCGAACCCTCCATCGGCCACTCGGATGGATCTGCAGCAGCAGGCGGCCAGTCTGAGCGAGCCCTGCCGCAGCTGTGGACATGCTCTGGGTACCAACTAGCTCcaaacctgctgcagctcagaccTCAGCATCTACCTGCTGTTTAGTTCACCTGTGTGACCCTAttcctgtgttttgttttgttttttatcccCCTGTGTGCAGCTGATCATGTGTCCCACCTGGAGAACGTGTCTGAGGAGGAGATTAACCGGCTGCTCGGGATGGTGGTGGACGTGGAGAACCTGTTCATGTCTGTGCACAAAGAAGAGGACACCGACACCAAGCAGGTGTACTTCTACCTGTTCAAGGTGGGAACCCGTCACTTTATtcagacaaaaacaccacaatatTTATAATCCCTCCAAGAGTAAACAGACATTAATGCAATAATAAACCAAAGATTAAACCTAAAATAACAGCCTAATTTATTGATGATTTCCTAAACAGTGTAAATTCAGTCCAGCTGTAGAATAAACATGGAGGTTGTGATGGAAATATTCCATCAGCTCATATCCTTAAATAAGAAACTAAACACACAGCTGGGTTTTTGATAACTTTGATGTTGTTAAAGTGAACTTTATTGTCACAGAGGGGAATTGAATtgcatggaacgtgtcccaCCATGtaccaaaaagacaaatatatttGGAGAATTATGAAAACATTGAAATTTCagctacaacaaaaaaaaaaaaagggggggggggtcaGTTTCAGATGCCTAATATCATTCAGAAGCAATTGACCTCCCCTAATCTCACTGAGCTGACACAGAATGACCCGAATACATTGCTCAGGATCATTTATAATTATCAGTAATTAATTAACTCAGGAAAAACTCCTACAAATAGCCAGAAGCGGCGACCTCAGCATAAACtcttaatgttttgtcaaatcTAAGTCTGAACAGTTCATCTACAAATGgaaaaatctgtacaatattaACACTACTtatatatatttcttgtttattttgtattttctgctgaTGTTCCCCACGTGTTTGTACTATACTGGCAGCAAATTTCCCCAAATGATTAATATAGCCTTATCGTAATTGATTTCAAAAGACAGTTTGGAACAATTCAGTTAGCAAATCGCACAGGTTGCAGTGCAGGATTGTGTCGATCGCTGTACAAATGCAACCTTCAAATGTTTAAATTCTGTTATACAATGACAACAGAACTAAAGTTTCACTTCAAAAAATTAGATCacaaaatctgtcagaaaaatcgctattaggtattttCCCGAAATCATTCAGTCCTCGTCGAAACCAGATGATGTTAATAACTGGGACGTCTCATTAACAGCTTCATTGCCGTGAAGTTTTCTTGCTATGGATGTTAAATTGTAGATCAACAGGACAATTGtagtgctgaaatgtggaaaattcTCTCCTGAAATCACTTCACGCAACATCAAGCATGCCTTATTTCTTACTATGACTGAATGCAATTAGTAGTGAAAGTGAAATGTTACTTGGTCTGACTTGGTAAGATTGTAGTCTACAAAAAGTGGTCAGGAGGCTCAGATGTTGTCAGATTAAAGGAAGGAAGTGCAGGTCTAAATAGGGCTTATAAcagacataataataataataataaactagcAACCAAGAGTCAATGTTGATGAAGTTTTTGTCCTAGTTCCAcaatcactgtaaaaaaacaaagacaatcctttttttccccttctttccCTCAGCTCCTGAGGAAATGCATCCTGCAGATGAGCCAGCCAGTCGTGGAGGGATCCCTGGGAAGTCCACCGTTTGAAAAGCCCAACATCGAGCAGGTGAACCTGAAACTTCTTTTCTACTTGTCTTGATCTTTGTCCACCACTTCTGGCAAACAAGTCATGAGCATAAACTCTCTACTGATCTTGTCCATCTTTTTATTCCAAAGGGGGTTTTGAATTTTGTCCAGTACAAGTTCAGTCACCTTGCACCTAAGGAGAGGCAGACCATGTTCGAACTGTCAAAGATGTTCCTGTTGTGCCTAAATTACTGGAAGCTCGAGACGCCAACGCAGTATCGGCAGCGCACCCAGAAAGACGACGGAACGGCATACAAGGTGGACTACACCAggtgtgtgcatttgttgtaatttcaattaattaattgctaCAGAGAATCAGCCCGACATCATGAtaccgccaccatgcttcacttcatgatgatgatgatgatgctgccaccatgcttcacttcatgatgatgatgatgccaccatgcttcatgtcatgatgcttcCACTACCAAAGTGGAAGCATCCAttcaaagaaccttcttccagttaaCTTCAAAGTTTCCACATGTCTTCTGATGAACTCTAGTCTTTAAACTGCATGCACTAACCTCAGATGGTCACTGTTTTACTAATTATGTGACTTCTAGAACTAGTTGGTTACACTTGAATGGAATTAATTGAGTCACTTTTTAAAGATACAGTCAGTGGTTGTTGGATTTCTGTGCTAAATGCTGCATTCATTCTGTgtaatcagtgttttttcttgtttctactAGGTGGTTGTGTTATTGCCATGTCCCTCAAAGCAACGACAGCCTGCCGCGATATGAAACCACTCATGTGTTCGGCCGCAACCTGCTAAAGTCCATCTTCACGGTGACCCGACGGCAGCTGCTGGAGAAGTTCAGAGTGGAAAAGGATAAACTGCTGCCAGAAAAACGAACTCTGATCCTCACACATTTCCCCAAGTAAGGACAGATGCCTGAAACAGttgaaaagtgacaaaagctTATCATTCTACATTTATACAGTGTTATTGCACATGTCGGCATCACGTGGGGCTAGCGTAGCATAAGTCTCTTTTTGGAGATCTGTCTGCGTTGgttatatttctacttttgtgtCTTCAGGTTCTTGTCAATGCTAGAGGAGGAAATCTATGGAGAGAATTCACCGATATGGGAGGCCGACTTCACCATGCCAGCCTCCGATGGCACCCAGCTGGGacatcagacaggtgagacaaaAATTCTGTCTTAACTTTAATTTATAATCATTAGCACAGCCTTCGTAATTCACACCCAgtaaagaagcagaagaaaacaaaaaaaaccaacaacttacttttaaaaaaagaaaaaaaaaagacccaaattCACAGCCAGCCAGAAGAGGACCAATATTAAATTTGGACTTTTGTGCTTCATgaaatatttttggcaatttatgGTGGAATTTTTACTTGACAAATCACTCATCACAGattgttaaattattaaaaatacagacaacctctgcaaatattacaaatagCAAAAGGCCTCAAGAAAATACTAGTCTGATGCTAATAGAGctctaaacattacattttgctCTCCAATCATTGAGGTCACTTGAATATGTGACTGTAAATGAGCAGGCTATTCTCAAGtagtatttctgtgtttttacagaccAGACATGTTATAAACTTCAATTAAGTAACAGGCAACTAGAGTTTAATGAACGTGAAATAATTACCTTACAAATTATATGAGATTTTAGGTATAAAGAAATGCAAGATTTCACTGATACCCATAGGAGTTTTTGGAATGCAAAGGAACTGATTGAATGGGTAGAAAACAGATTATTGACAGAAACAgtaaagaagaagacaaaaaaaaaaaaaatatatatatatacacacacatacatatatacatgcatacatacacacatatatgacAGTCGTACAGAATCAGGGTTGTGTCGTTAATATAATTGCCATTTTTTCTCTTGTCAGTGTccttttgtataatttctgatgaGGTGAACCTTTATGTTTATCGCAGTGATCAGTCCTCCTTCCGTTTCTGGTTCTCCTGCTCTGTCTAAATGTCTGAGCAGCAGCTCGTCTCTGGGCAGCATCGACGCTGGAGGTGTGGAGCCCATCACAGGTATCAGCCTTCATCACCTTTATATGCTGCTGAGGTGAAATATGAACCCAGCATGAACATACATACAGTCAATGGAATTACAACAGGAGAGAATACTGAAGCATGCCTCGTTATTCTCATCATACAAGCTGTGTTGCCCATTTCAGCAGGAATTCCTGTCGTAGTTTTAACTCCTTCATACATTTTAGAAGCTGTTTTTGAGTTTGCAGTGGGTAAAAATACCAACATATTTATGCATAAATCCAAACAGCACATTTAGCCCAACACACAGCTTTGTTTTGGTCACCAAAATGTAACTTTTGGAACCTGTTTCAtgtactttttgttttgtatcttttggtTCAGTGTtaaagctgccagtgtggaCGCTCAGGACCGTAATGTGTAATTTCTGCAGTGGCTCAGACCAAGAGAAACAAACTCCAAGTGTGAACGCACCTTAAATCAGACAACACTGGTTCTAAGATCCCTCTGAGTTACGTCTTTTTATTGCTTCGTTCTCAAAACGACGCTCTGTGTTCAGGGGAAAAGCGTAAACTTCCCGAGGTGTTGACGCTGGAGGACGCCAAGCGGATCCGAGTGATGGGCGACATCCCGATGGAGCTGGTTAACGAGGTCATGATGACCATCACCGACCCTGCTGCCATGCTGGGACCTGAGGTCAGTCAAGCTGTGTGGGCAGGTTGGACTACAAAAAACATGGCCgatctgatttattttactgtttagttATTGGTGTTTGATTGCAGGTATCTCATGTTTTCTGTGGCCCTTTCTGCAATAAACTTATCTTTTCTGGATGAAGCCATAAAGAATGTAGCGAAACATAAAAATCGCTCATGTCTGAATGTCGTGGACCAGTAATTTTTCATATTCTATGTGTGAAAATGGCTTTAATCTCAGGTTAAAGTTTAGTTTATTTCTATTACCAGACAAATCTGCTGACACCAAACGCTGCCCGCGATGAGACGGCCAGGCTGGAGGAGAGACGAGGCATCATCGAGTTCCACGTCATCGGAAACTCTCTTTCCCAGAAGTCCAACAAGAAGATCCTGATGTGGCTGGTCGGCCTGCAGAACGTCTTCTCCCACCAGTTACCTCGAATGCCCAAAGAATACATCACACGACTGGTGTTTGACCCGTGAGTGGATGTTTTAATGTCGCAACGTTCGATTCCCATCCTGCCAGCTCTTCCTGACACGTTTGGTTCTTTTGCAGCAAGCACAAAACCCTCGCCCTCATCAAAGATGGACGCGTCATTGGAGGCATCTGTTTTAGGATGTTTCCCACTCAGGGCTTCACGGAGATCGTCTTCTGCGCCGTCACATCCAACGAGCAAGTTAAGGTACGCCATTTCTTACTTCAACAAACAGCGAAGTCAAATTAAGTAACTTTGCAATGCCTTATCTTGCtgttttcaaagtaatttttgaGCTCTCTGCTGTCTTAGGTGCAGTAGctgatggagactagaagcttctctgtgcacagatgATTACGTCACAAAAACCTGCCCAAAATTTCAATAAACCTCTCTAATATGTCTCCAAATTTGACTCGTagaagtc
This portion of the Amphiprion ocellaris isolate individual 3 ecotype Okinawa chromosome 19, ASM2253959v1, whole genome shotgun sequence genome encodes:
- the kat2a gene encoding histone acetyltransferase KAT2A, with the translated sequence MSDPAAQALQPRLLQAQSAGSSTATTGSGSGNSDPSRPGLSQQQRASQKKAQVRAFPRAKKLEKLGVFSACKASDTCKCNGWKNPNPPSATRMDLQQQAASLSEPCRSCGHALADHVSHLENVSEEEINRLLGMVVDVENLFMSVHKEEDTDTKQVYFYLFKLLRKCILQMSQPVVEGSLGSPPFEKPNIEQGVLNFVQYKFSHLAPKERQTMFELSKMFLLCLNYWKLETPTQYRQRTQKDDGTAYKVDYTRWLCYCHVPQSNDSLPRYETTHVFGRNLLKSIFTVTRRQLLEKFRVEKDKLLPEKRTLILTHFPKFLSMLEEEIYGENSPIWEADFTMPASDGTQLGHQTVISPPSVSGSPALSKCLSSSSSLGSIDAGGVEPITGEKRKLPEVLTLEDAKRIRVMGDIPMELVNEVMMTITDPAAMLGPETNLLTPNAARDETARLEERRGIIEFHVIGNSLSQKSNKKILMWLVGLQNVFSHQLPRMPKEYITRLVFDPKHKTLALIKDGRVIGGICFRMFPTQGFTEIVFCAVTSNEQVKGYGTHLMNHLKEYHIKHNILYFLTYADEYAIGYFKKQGFSKDIKVPKSRYLGYIKDYEGATLMECELNPRIPYTELSHIIKRQKEIIKKLIERKQSQIRKVYPGLTCFKEGVRQIPVESIPGIRETGWKPSNKDKGKEVKDPDVLYNMLKNLLAQIKTHPDAWPFMEPVKKSEAPDYYEIIRFPIDLKTMTERLKNRYYVTKKLFIADLQRIITNCREYNPPDSEYCKSANTLEKFFYFKLKDGGLIEK